The following proteins are co-located in the Myroides profundi genome:
- a CDS encoding MBG domain-containing protein, giving the protein MVVVIIHRCITATYKNNTGTNAGTYKASVTLAGDNYITSTRSNELIILPADITKLVELKSQSFIYDGKPKSLAITGEIPQELTLTYTATLTIEKARITGVKFSKKEVTYVGNHKVTATLSGSSNYTPMHNSNL; this is encoded by the coding sequence GTGGTAGTAGTAATTATACACCGATGCATAACAGCAACTTATAAGAACAATACTGGAACTAACGCAGGTACTTATAAAGCTTCAGTTACCTTAGCAGGAGACAATTATATCACAAGTACAAGATCAAATGAGCTAATCATACTTCCTGCTGATATCACAAAACTTGTCGAGCTAAAGAGTCAATCGTTTATATATGACGGTAAGCCAAAGTCACTAGCCATTACAGGCGAAATACCACAAGAGCTAACACTTACTTATACTGCAACTCTTACGATTGAAAAAGCACGTATCACTGGAGTCAAGTTTAGTAAGAAGGAAGTAACCTACGTAGGGAACCATAAAGTAACAGCGACATTAAGTGGTAGTAGTAATTATACACCGATGCATAACAGCAACTTATAA
- a CDS encoding MBG domain-containing protein codes for MPYTLSATLSITKKQEELPSLDKVIFEYKTETYTGEVISIEATNLPNNVRVTYDKNQYTDAGIYQVIASFYFKDILLGTKSATLTIEKARITGVKFSKKEVTYDGKEHELLLEGELPIGVTATYKNNIHKNAGTYKVSVKLEGENYITSTRSNELIILPADITKLVELKSQSFIYDGKPKSLAIIGEVPKELTLTYTNNTHTEVGNHTVTATLSGSSNYTPIPYTLSATLSITQKEEELPSLDNVIFEHKTETYTGEFISIDATNLPNNVRVTYDKNQYTDAGIYQVIASFYFKDILLGTKSATLTIEKARITGVKFSKKEVTYVGNHKVTATLSGSSNYTPMHNSNL; via the coding sequence ATGCCTTATACACTATCCGCAACTTTGTCTATCACTAAGAAGCAAGAAGAATTACCTTCTTTAGACAAAGTAATCTTTGAATATAAAACAGAAACCTATACAGGAGAGGTTATTTCAATTGAAGCAACAAACCTGCCTAATAACGTAAGAGTAACTTATGATAAAAACCAATATACTGATGCTGGTATTTACCAAGTCATAGCGTCATTCTACTTTAAAGATATCCTACTAGGAACTAAGTCTGCTACACTGACTATCGAGAAAGCACGTATCACAGGGGTCAAGTTTAGTAAAAAAGAAGTAACTTATGATGGTAAAGAACATGAACTTCTATTAGAAGGAGAACTACCTATAGGGGTAACCGCTACTTATAAAAACAATATCCATAAGAATGCAGGTACTTATAAAGTTTCTGTAAAATTAGAAGGAGAGAACTATATCACAAGTACCAGATCAAACGAGCTAATCATACTTCCTGCTGATATCACAAAACTTGTCGAGCTAAAGAGTCAATCGTTTATATATGACGGTAAGCCGAAATCACTAGCTATTATAGGTGAAGTCCCTAAAGAGCTAACACTTACTTATACTAATAATACACACACAGAAGTAGGGAACCACACGGTAACAGCAACACTTAGTGGTAGTTCCAACTACACACCAATACCATATACTCTATCTGCTACGCTATCAATTACACAAAAAGAGGAAGAATTACCATCACTTGATAATGTGATCTTTGAACACAAGACTGAAACCTATACAGGAGAATTCATCTCGATTGACGCAACAAACCTGCCTAATAACGTAAGAGTAACTTATGATAAAAACCAATATACTGACGCTGGTATTTACCAAGTCATAGCTTCCTTCTACTTTAAAGATATCTTATTAGGTACAAAATCAGCAACTCTTACGATTGAAAAAGCACGTATCACTGGAGTCAAGTTTAGTAAGAAGGAAGTAACCTACGTAGGGAACCATAAAGTAACAGCGACATTAAGTGGTAGTAGTAATTATACACCGATGCATAACAGCAACTTATAA
- a CDS encoding MBG domain-containing protein has product MPYTLSATLSITKKQEELPSLDKVIFEHKTETYTGEVISIEATNLPNNVRVTYDKNQYTDAGVYQVIASFYFKDILLGTKSATLTIEKARITGVKFNKKEVTYDGKEHELLLEGELPLGVTATYKNNRATNAGIYKASVTLTDDNYITSTRSNELIILPADITQLVELKSESFIYDGKPKSLAITGEVPKELTLTYTNNTHTAIGNHKVTATLSGSSNYTPMPYTLSATLSITKKQEELPLLDNVLFEHKTETYTGDIISIEATNLPNNVKVSYDKNQYTDAGVYQIIASFYFKDILLGTKSATLTIEKARITGVKFSKKEVTYNGKEHKLLLEGELPLGITATYKNNTGTNAGTYKTSVKLEGDNYITSTRSNELIILPADITQLVELKSHSFIYDGKPKSLAITGEVPQELTLTYTNNTHTEVGNHKVTATLSGSSNYTPMPYTLSATLSITKKQEELPSLDKVLFEHKTETYTGEVISIEATNLPNNVKVSYDKNQYTDAGVYQVIASFYFKDILLGTKSATLTIEKARITGVKFSKKEVTYNGKEHELLLEGELPLGVTATYKNNTGTNAGTSIKMSTSTLVFTKS; this is encoded by the coding sequence ATGCCTTATACACTATCCGCAACTTTGTCTATTACTAAGAAGCAAGAAGAGTTACCTTCTTTAGACAAAGTAATCTTTGAACACAAAACAGAAACATATACAGGAGAGGTCATCTCAATAGAAGCAACAAACCTTCCTAATAACGTAAGAGTAACTTACGATAAGAATCAATATACTGATGCTGGTGTTTACCAAGTCATAGCATCATTCTATTTCAAGGATATTTTGCTAGGTACTAAGTCTGCTACACTAACTATCGAGAAAGCACGCATCACTGGAGTTAAGTTTAATAAAAAAGAAGTAACCTATGATGGTAAAGAACATGAGTTACTATTAGAGGGTGAACTACCTCTAGGAGTAACCGCTACTTATAAAAACAATAGAGCGACTAACGCAGGTATTTATAAAGCTTCAGTTACCTTAACCGATGACAACTATATCACAAGTACCAGATCAAATGAGTTAATAATACTTCCCGCTGATATCACTCAATTAGTGGAACTAAAAAGTGAGTCGTTTATATATGACGGTAAGCCAAAGTCATTAGCCATTACAGGTGAAGTACCTAAAGAACTTACACTTACTTATACTAACAATACACACACAGCAATAGGGAACCATAAAGTAACAGCGACATTAAGTGGTAGTAGTAATTATACACCAATGCCTTATACCCTATCTGCTACACTATCCATTACTAAAAAGCAAGAAGAATTACCATTACTTGATAATGTATTATTTGAACACAAAACAGAGACGTATACAGGAGACATCATCTCAATTGAAGCTACTAACCTTCCTAATAACGTAAAAGTCTCTTATGATAAAAACCAATATACTGATGCTGGTGTTTACCAAATCATAGCATCATTCTATTTCAAGGATATTTTGCTAGGTACAAAGTCTGCAACTCTTACGATTGAAAAAGCACGTATCACGGGAGTCAAGTTTAGTAAGAAAGAAGTAACTTATAATGGCAAAGAACATAAACTTCTATTAGAAGGAGAACTGCCTTTAGGTATAACCGCAACTTATAAGAACAATACTGGAACTAACGCAGGTACTTATAAAACTTCAGTAAAATTAGAAGGAGACAATTATATCACAAGTACCAGATCAAATGAGCTAATCATACTACCTGCCGATATCACTCAATTAGTCGAACTAAAAAGCCATTCGTTTATATATGATGGTAAGCCAAAGTCATTAGCCATTACAGGTGAAGTCCCTCAAGAACTAACACTTACTTATACTAATAATACACATACAGAGGTAGGCAATCATAAAGTAACAGCAACATTAAGTGGTAGTAGTAATTATACACCAATGCCTTATACCCTATCCGCAACTTTGTCTATTACTAAGAAGCAAGAAGAGTTACCATCACTTGATAAAGTATTATTTGAACATAAAACAGAAACCTATACAGGAGAGGTTATTTCAATAGAAGCAACAAACCTACCTAATAACGTAAAAGTCTCTTATGATAAGAACCAGTATACTGATGCTGGTGTTTACCAAGTCATAGCGTCATTCTATTTCAAGGACATCCTACTAGGAACTAAATCCGCTACACTAACTATCGAAAAAGCACGTATCACTGGAGTCAAGTTTAGTAAGAAGGAAGTAACCTACAATGGCAAGGAGCATGAACTACTACTAGAAGGAGAACTGCCTCTAGGCGTAACAGCAACTTATAAGAACAATACTGGAACTAACGCAGGTACTTCAATCAAAATGAGTACATCAACACTGGTATTTACCAAGTCATAG
- a CDS encoding MBG domain-containing protein: MVKKLFSLLCILLCLFSQRSYSNIYSKLDNSSSQTNNSNNKYYNFVFKEKTVTYTGETFYHEPTNVPHNITVKYDKNGFVNAGSYMVKAYFYNENNILITTKSARLNITKARITGITLRKKEVVYDGTKHSLEIIGELPVGVTATYKNNSHTNAGIYKMSVRLAGKNHITSTRSNTLTILPIDISNKYTLTSQMFVYDGQPKSIFLNQNLPSGLSISYKGNNQSEIGFHLVTATITGSKNYTPIPLEIKATITITKEEISEELPTIENITFENLTTPYTGSAIPILANNIPNNITVKYSKNDYQEVGNYQIKASFYYKNILIGTKTAFLTIEKARITGVTFNKTSVLYNGEPHTLLLKGELPKGVTAIYSNNKHTNAGTYKATVKLTGDNYITSTRSNTLTISPIDLTQIIEFKSQTFKYDGIIRFLKITSPLPKELKVSYKNNGQNTIGNHKVEATITGSDNYAPMPYRVSATLSITEGQEELPPLDNVIFEHKTETYTGDIISIEATNLPNLVTVKYNQNEYINTGIYQVIASFYFKDILLGTKSATLTIEKARITGVKFSKKEVTYNGKEHELLLEGELPLGVTATYKNNIHKNAGTYKASVTLAGDNYITSTRSNELIILPADITQLVVLKSESFIYDVNRNH, translated from the coding sequence ATGGTTAAAAAATTATTTTCTCTGTTGTGCATTCTACTGTGCCTTTTTTCACAACGTTCTTATAGTAATATCTATTCAAAACTGGATAATTCCTCCTCCCAAACAAATAACTCTAATAACAAATATTACAATTTCGTTTTTAAAGAAAAAACTGTTACCTATACAGGAGAGACTTTTTATCATGAACCAACTAATGTTCCTCATAATATAACAGTTAAATACGATAAGAATGGCTTCGTTAATGCTGGTTCATATATGGTAAAAGCTTACTTCTATAATGAAAATAATATCTTAATTACAACAAAGTCTGCTAGACTAAATATTACAAAAGCTAGAATTACAGGTATTACTTTACGAAAAAAAGAAGTTGTATATGATGGCACTAAACATTCTCTTGAAATAATTGGAGAATTACCTGTAGGTGTTACTGCTACTTACAAAAACAACTCTCATACCAATGCGGGAATATATAAAATGAGTGTACGACTAGCAGGTAAAAATCATATTACTAGTACTCGTTCAAACACTCTTACCATACTCCCTATAGATATATCAAATAAATATACCCTAACTAGTCAAATGTTTGTTTATGATGGACAACCAAAGTCTATTTTTCTAAACCAAAATCTCCCTTCTGGTCTTTCAATATCTTATAAAGGTAATAATCAATCAGAAATAGGTTTCCATTTAGTAACTGCTACAATAACAGGTAGTAAAAACTACACACCTATTCCTCTAGAAATCAAAGCAACAATAACAATTACTAAAGAGGAAATATCAGAAGAACTTCCAACTATAGAAAATATCACTTTTGAAAACCTTACTACCCCATATACTGGATCAGCTATACCCATATTAGCTAACAATATACCTAATAATATTACTGTAAAATACAGTAAAAACGACTATCAAGAAGTTGGTAACTATCAAATAAAAGCTTCTTTTTACTATAAAAATATTCTTATTGGTACCAAAACTGCTTTTCTAACAATCGAAAAGGCGCGAATTACAGGAGTTACATTTAATAAAACATCTGTTTTATATAATGGCGAACCACATACACTATTACTAAAAGGAGAACTACCTAAAGGAGTGACTGCTATTTACTCTAATAATAAACATACCAATGCTGGTACTTATAAAGCTACTGTAAAACTTACAGGAGACAATTATATTACAAGTACGAGATCAAACACCTTAACAATCTCTCCTATTGACTTAACCCAAATTATTGAATTTAAAAGTCAAACATTTAAATATGATGGAATTATTAGATTTTTAAAAATCACCTCTCCTTTACCTAAGGAATTAAAAGTATCTTATAAAAATAATGGGCAAAATACTATAGGAAACCATAAAGTTGAAGCTACTATTACAGGTAGTGATAACTATGCTCCGATGCCATATAGAGTATCTGCAACTTTGTCTATTACTGAAGGACAAGAAGAACTACCACCCCTAGATAATGTAATCTTTGAACACAAAACTGAAACGTACACTGGAGATATTATTTCAATCGAAGCAACGAACCTTCCTAACTTAGTTACTGTAAAATACAATCAAAATGAGTACATCAACACTGGTATTTACCAAGTCATAGCTTCATTCTATTTCAAGGATATCTTATTAGGTACAAAATCAGCAACTCTTACGATTGAAAAAGCACGTATCACAGGAGTCAAGTTTAGTAAGAAAGAAGTAACTTATAATGGCAAAGAGCACGAACTTCTACTAGAGGGCGAATTACCTCTAGGCGTAACCGCTACTTATAAAAACAATATCCATAAGAATGCTGGTACTTATAAAGCTTCAGTTACCTTAGCAGGAGACAACTATATCACAAGTACTAGATCAAATGAGCTAATCATATTACCTGCTGATATCACTCAACTTGTTGTGCTAAAAAGTGAGTCATTTATATATGATGTAAACCGAAATCACTAG
- a CDS encoding chromate transporter yields MLFKLFYLFTKIGLFTIGGGYAVIPLIEKEIVSRDWLTQDEFYELLAITESLPGVFATNIAALVGFKISGVKGGVVAALGTILAPFTIILLIAVFFSRFQENVYVIKAFKALRPVVVALISAPCYTAIQANKMTAKTLMFPLVALGMMWGLGVSPIWIVIGGCVGGIIYYSIKEKSKA; encoded by the coding sequence ATGCTTTTCAAATTATTTTATCTCTTTACTAAAATAGGACTTTTTACCATTGGTGGAGGGTATGCCGTAATTCCGCTGATCGAAAAAGAAATAGTTTCTCGAGACTGGTTAACCCAAGATGAGTTCTATGAACTCTTAGCTATAACCGAGTCTCTTCCTGGTGTGTTTGCTACAAATATAGCTGCCTTAGTGGGGTTTAAGATTAGCGGAGTAAAAGGGGGAGTAGTCGCTGCTTTAGGCACTATATTAGCTCCCTTTACTATTATACTTCTCATAGCAGTTTTTTTTAGTCGATTTCAAGAAAATGTTTATGTGATAAAGGCGTTTAAAGCGCTCAGACCTGTAGTAGTAGCTCTCATCTCGGCACCGTGTTATACTGCTATTCAAGCCAATAAAATGACAGCAAAGACGTTGATGTTTCCCTTAGTAGCTCTAGGCATGATGTGGGGATTAGGTGTGTCCCCTATTTGGATTGTAATAGGAGGTTGTGTGGGAGGGATCATATATTATAGTATAAAAGAAAAGAGTAAAGCATAA
- a CDS encoding chromate transporter, with protein MIFLKLFWVFIKIGTFGFGGGYAMLSLIQEEVVEKNQWISRGEFTDLIAVSQMTPGPIGINSATYVGYSALHGVGYPPMVAILGSVIATIALCLPSFMMICLISYFYLKFRSNKYFSYALMGIKPLSIALIALAAVSLIDRESFSDYYSIGLFILALICSIRFKIHPILILFVTAVVGILIY; from the coding sequence ATGATATTTTTAAAATTGTTTTGGGTATTCATAAAAATAGGCACTTTTGGGTTTGGTGGAGGATATGCTATGTTATCTCTTATTCAGGAAGAAGTAGTAGAAAAGAATCAGTGGATCAGTAGAGGAGAGTTTACAGACCTTATAGCTGTCTCTCAGATGACACCTGGTCCTATAGGGATTAATTCGGCTACTTATGTTGGTTATAGTGCATTACATGGTGTGGGATATCCTCCTATGGTAGCTATACTCGGGTCTGTCATTGCTACTATTGCCCTTTGTCTACCTTCTTTTATGATGATTTGTTTGATTTCATATTTCTATTTAAAGTTTCGATCTAATAAGTATTTTTCATATGCCTTAATGGGGATTAAGCCATTGAGTATAGCTTTGATTGCCCTAGCAGCTGTATCACTAATAGATCGAGAGAGTTTCTCTGATTATTACAGTATAGGCTTGTTTATTTTGGCTCTTATTTGTTCTATCAGGTTTAAAATACATCCAATCCTTATTCTTTTTGTTACAGCTGTTGTAGGGATATTGATTTATTGA